A window of Kribbella sp. NBC_00382 genomic DNA:
CCGCCAGCAACCGCTGCGCCTCACGCGCATGTGGGCGCTCAGTAGTCGCCAACTCGAGCGCAGCGATCTCCTCAGCCGTGCGGAACGTGTAGAACCGCACCAACTGCATCACGTCGCGGTCATCGGTGTTGAACCAGAACTGGTAGAACGCGTACGGCGACGTCAACTCCCGGTCCAGCCACACGGTCCCCGACTCGGTCTTGCCGAACTTGGTGCCGTCCGCCTTGGTCACCAGCGGAGTGGCCAGCGCATGCGCCTTCCCCGAGTCCGACCGCCGGATCAACTCGACCCCTGCGGTCAGGTTCCCCCACTGGTCGCTTCCACCGGTCTGCAGGGTGCACCCGTGGCGCCGGTACAGCTCCAGGTAGTCCAGCGACTGCAGCAGTACGTAGCTGAACTCCGTGTAGCTGATCCCCTGCTCCAGCCGGGCCTTCACCACTTCCCGGCCGAGCATCCGGTTCACCGGGAAGTGCTTGCCGATGTCCCGGAGGAAGTCGAGGGTGTTGAGGTCCTTGGTCCAGTCGTAGTTGTTGACCATTCGCGCCGGGTTCGGCAGCGACTCGTCGAAGTCGACGAACCGCTCCACCTGGCTGCGGACCTTCTCCACCCACTGCTGCACCAGGTCCTTGGGGTTCAGCACCCGCTCGGACGACTCCTTGGGGTCACCGATCAGACCGGTGGCCCCGCCGACCAGCCCGATCGGGTTGTGGCCGGCCAGTTGCAGCCGCCGCAGCGTCAGGAGCTGCAGCAGGTTGCCCATGTGCAGGCTCGGCGCGGTCGGGTCGAACCCGACGTACGAGGTGATCGGTCCGGCGGCCATCGACGCACGGAGCGCGTCCGGGTCGGTGGAGTGCGCGATCAGGCCACGGCTCTCCAGGTCGTCGAGCACCTGGGTGCGGCGTGCGGTCTCGCTGTCGGTCACTTGGTCTCTCCTCGAGTCACGTCAGATCACCACAAGTGTCCTGTACCTGCTCCAGCGGGCAGGCGTCGGGTCAGCTCGCCTCGGGGCGCGACAGTACTGCGCGCAGCTGCG
This region includes:
- the tyrS gene encoding tyrosine--tRNA ligase, whose protein sequence is MTDSETARRTQVLDDLESRGLIAHSTDPDALRASMAAGPITSYVGFDPTAPSLHMGNLLQLLTLRRLQLAGHNPIGLVGGATGLIGDPKESSERVLNPKDLVQQWVEKVRSQVERFVDFDESLPNPARMVNNYDWTKDLNTLDFLRDIGKHFPVNRMLGREVVKARLEQGISYTEFSYVLLQSLDYLELYRRHGCTLQTGGSDQWGNLTAGVELIRRSDSGKAHALATPLVTKADGTKFGKTESGTVWLDRELTSPYAFYQFWFNTDDRDVMQLVRFYTFRTAEEIAALELATTERPHAREAQRLLAEDVTTLVHGAEETEQVKLAAKALFGQSELQALQGSTLVAALREAPHYELKPDEQMPTITDLLVLSELVASKSAARRTIAEGGAYLNNEKVSDPEYVPSGEDLLPGGALVLRRGKRSFAGVLASPAAD